In Falco naumanni isolate bFalNau1 chromosome 5, bFalNau1.pat, whole genome shotgun sequence, the following are encoded in one genomic region:
- the CCDC71L gene encoding coiled-coil domain-containing protein 71L → MTRSWKQAAPEGKPGNMNQEAGSAAEAAAGARAAVTAAGAAGGGAEPAAWALEGEAEKVVYSRSQVSFAGTKALGDALKLFMPKSTEFMSSDSELWNFLCSLKHEFSPVILRSKDVYGYASCRAVVPDPPPPSAERPRRRVGKRRVLVAAARRRAAAAGGSAKRRRRRRRRRRERGRQQQAAPAAGGGEAEAAAAPAEEADSERDSPAVAAWEPFGGKSLEEIWKAATPRLTTFPTIRVRGSVWSQRSLVAARRRAQRVLGVDLSPVVRVRRFPVAPS, encoded by the coding sequence ATGACCCGCAGCTGGAAGCAGGCGGCGCCGGAGGGAAAACCCGGGAACATGAACCAAGAGGCGGGGAGCGCCGCGGAGGCGGCCGCGGGAGCCCGGGCGGCGGTGACAGCGGCGGGGGCAGCCGGCGGCGGAGCGGAGCCCGCCGCTTGGGCGCTGGAAGGGGAGGCGGAGAAAGTTGTGTACTCGCGCTCGCAGGTCTCCTTCGCCGGCACCAAGGCGCTGGGCGACGCCCTCAAGCTCTTCATGCCCAAGTCCACGGAGTTCATGAGCTCCGACTCGGAGCTGTGGAACTTCCTCTGCAGCCTCAAGCACGAGTTCTCCCCGGTCATCCTTCGCAGCAAGGACGTCTACGGATACGCCTCCTGCCGCGCCGTCGTCCCCGACCCGCCGCCGCCCTCGGCggagcggccccgccgccgcgtCGGCAAGCGGCGCGTCCTGGTCGCCGCCGCCAGGCGccgggcagcggcagcgggCGGCAGCGCcaagcggcggcggcggcggcggcgccgcaGGAGGGAAcgggggaggcagcagcaagcGGCAccggcggccggcgggggcgAGGCGGAGGCGGCAGCGGCGCCGGCCGAGGAGGCGGACAGTGAGCGGGATAGCCCGGCGGTAGCCGCCTGGGAGCCCTTCGGCGGGAAGTCGCTGGAGGAGATCTGGAAGGCGGCCACCCCCCGCCTCACTACCTTCCCCACCATCCGGGTGCGGGGCAGCGTTTGGAGCCAGCGGAGCCTggtggcggcgcggcggcgggcgcagCGGGTCCTCGGCGTGGACCTGTCTCCCGTGGTGCGGGTGCGCCGCTTCCCCGTGGCGCCGTCCTGA